One window from the genome of Bacteroidota bacterium encodes:
- a CDS encoding helix-turn-helix domain-containing protein produces the protein MKYQQLMKEFYKKQQFNYRKKLVLHAIKYNNKSKTAAEFNCDIKTVRKLLNRFNEDGNKGLKNKSKRPHHSPNKISRKLEQYIIDCRKQNPAFGPIRLKDYYHISCHISTIGKVLQRNNLTIRHKKRSKKRIDMREAKKLYKPFENIQIDIKYLTDIAKYYPYMLGLRLPTFQYTARDVRTGALFVAYADSVSMTYASIFAKYLLKHLKKHNVDISKVTIQTDNGSEFGGTMINHDHGFVYNIEQLGANHRYIP, from the coding sequence ATGAAATATCAACAACTAATGAAAGAATTTTACAAAAAACAGCAATTTAATTATAGAAAAAAATTAGTATTGCATGCTATTAAATATAATAATAAATCAAAAACAGCTGCTGAATTTAATTGCGATATTAAAACTGTTAGAAAATTATTAAATAGATTTAATGAGGATGGTAATAAAGGATTAAAAAATAAATCAAAAAGGCCACACCATTCACCAAATAAAATAAGTAGAAAGTTGGAGCAATATATTATTGATTGCAGAAAACAAAATCCAGCATTTGGTCCTATAAGATTAAAAGATTATTATCATATTTCTTGTCATATAAGCACAATAGGAAAGGTATTACAACGAAATAATCTAACTATACGACATAAAAAACGAAGTAAAAAGAGAATAGATATGAGAGAAGCAAAGAAGTTATATAAACCTTTTGAAAACATACAGATAGATATAAAATATTTAACAGATATAGCTAAATATTATCCATATATGTTAGGTTTAAGATTGCCAACATTTCAATATACAGCAAGAGATGTTAGAACCGGTGCTCTGTTTGTAGCATATGCAGATAGTGTAAGTATGACTTATGCATCTATATTTGCAAAATATTTATTGAAGCATTTAAAAAAGCATAATGTTGACATATCAAAAGTAACAATCCAAACAGATAATGGTAGTGAATTTGGCGGGACAATGATAAATCATGATCATGGTTTTGTTTACAATATAGAACAATTAGGAGCAAATCACAGATATATACC